The Sphingomonas sp. LY54 genome includes a region encoding these proteins:
- a CDS encoding M1 family metallopeptidase: MVAPVLTTADARDAKSYARPEVARVTHVALDLVADFAAKRMIGTATLDVQARAGAPEIILDSKGLEIESVTDQSGRALPFTLGANNAAMGQPLAIQLNGARQIRIAYRSAPGAEALQWLAPEQTAGKQHPFLFSQGQAILNRTWIPTQDSPGIRQTWEARIVAPEPLTVVMSGERLTPEGEAAGERRRAFRFRMDKPVAPYLIAIAAGDLAFQPLGPRTGVYAEPATLPAAAAELADTEKMVAAAEALYGPYRWGRYDMIVLPPAFPYGGMENPTLTFLTPTFIAGDRSLNGLVAHELAHSWSGNLVTNAVWPDGWLNEGFTSYFENRIMEALYGKTRASQEEALSFAEIETALKELGAAAPGTRLHDDSEADSSGIVYDKGSAFLRTIERTVGRERFDAYLRSYFDRHAFQPMTSALFLADLRANLIRGDQALEQELRLDEWVYQPGLPANVARPDPKALAPIDAALAAFNAGGAAAAVPYGGWTTAERLRFLNGLQRDLSQARLAELDRAFGLSKSGNSETLFAWLQLALANRYEPAVPAAERFLLGMGRRKFVSPLFETLMKQGEWGRPIAQRIYAKARPTYHAVTTSAVDKVMKGS, encoded by the coding sequence ATGGTCGCTCCGGTCCTCACCACCGCCGACGCGCGCGACGCCAAGAGCTATGCCCGCCCCGAAGTCGCCCGCGTCACCCATGTCGCGCTCGATCTCGTCGCCGATTTCGCGGCCAAGCGCATGATCGGCACGGCGACGCTCGACGTCCAGGCCCGGGCCGGCGCCCCCGAAATCATTCTCGACAGCAAGGGGCTCGAGATCGAGTCGGTGACCGACCAGTCCGGCCGCGCGCTTCCCTTCACGCTCGGCGCGAATAACGCCGCCATGGGCCAGCCGCTCGCCATCCAGCTCAACGGCGCCCGCCAGATCCGCATCGCCTATCGCAGCGCGCCCGGCGCAGAGGCCCTGCAATGGCTCGCGCCTGAGCAGACCGCGGGCAAGCAGCATCCGTTCCTGTTCAGCCAGGGCCAGGCGATCCTCAACCGCACCTGGATCCCGACCCAGGACAGCCCCGGCATCCGCCAGACCTGGGAAGCGCGCATCGTCGCGCCCGAGCCGCTCACCGTGGTGATGAGCGGCGAGCGCCTGACGCCCGAGGGCGAGGCCGCCGGCGAGCGCCGCCGCGCCTTCCGCTTCCGCATGGACAAGCCGGTCGCACCCTATCTGATCGCGATCGCCGCCGGCGACCTCGCCTTCCAGCCGCTCGGCCCCCGCACCGGCGTCTATGCCGAGCCGGCGACGCTCCCCGCGGCCGCGGCCGAACTGGCCGACACCGAGAAGATGGTCGCCGCCGCCGAGGCGCTCTACGGCCCCTATCGCTGGGGCCGCTACGACATGATCGTCCTCCCGCCGGCCTTCCCTTATGGCGGCATGGAGAATCCGACCCTCACCTTCCTCACCCCCACCTTCATCGCCGGCGACCGCAGCCTCAACGGCCTCGTCGCGCACGAGCTGGCGCACAGCTGGTCGGGCAATCTCGTCACCAACGCGGTCTGGCCGGACGGCTGGCTCAACGAGGGTTTCACCTCCTATTTCGAGAACAGGATCATGGAGGCGCTCTACGGCAAGACGCGCGCCAGTCAGGAAGAGGCCCTGTCCTTCGCCGAGATCGAGACCGCGCTGAAGGAACTCGGCGCCGCCGCGCCCGGCACCCGCCTCCACGACGACAGCGAGGCCGATTCCAGCGGCATCGTCTACGACAAGGGCTCGGCCTTCCTGCGCACGATCGAGCGCACCGTCGGCCGCGAGCGCTTCGACGCCTATCTCCGCTCCTATTTCGACCGCCACGCCTTCCAGCCGATGACCTCGGCCCTCTTCCTCGCCGATCTGCGCGCCAATCTGATCCGCGGCGACCAGGCGCTCGAGCAAGAATTGCGGCTCGACGAATGGGTCTATCAGCCCGGCCTTCCCGCCAATGTCGCGCGTCCCGATCCGAAGGCCCTCGCCCCGATCGACGCCGCGCTGGCCGCGTTCAATGCCGGCGGCGCGGCGGCCGCCGTGCCCTATGGCGGCTGGACCACGGCCGAGCGGCTGCGCTTCCTCAACGGCCTCCAGCGCGATCTCAGCCAGGCCCGCCTCGCCGAGCTCGACCGCGCCTTCGGCCTGTCGAAGAGCGGCAATTCGGAAACCCTGTTCGCCTGGCTGCAGCTCGCGCTCGCCAACCGCTACGAGCCGGCCGTGCCCGCCGCCGAGCGCTTCCTGCTCGGCATGGGCCGCCGCAAGTTCGTCTCGCCTCTGTTCGAGACCTTGATGAAGCAGGGCGAATGGGGCCGCCCCATCGCGCAGCGCATCTACGCCAAGGCGCGCCCCACCTACCACGCCGTCACCACCAGCGCCGTCGACAAGGTGATGAAGGGGAGCTGA
- a CDS encoding putative bifunctional diguanylate cyclase/phosphodiesterase, with the protein MYHTPVPADSDPEENGPADYPDAVELPSDAGNHRLREAHLHNAQARTTALFASYFAGAGAGAAALVAWTMFGHVAFSLLGPWAGMVAIAFWLTWRRAIEQGNVAGSRSARIQPHWRPVVEAVGLAALWASLPTYAFPGLPLADQVVIAGAMGALIIAAIGLAAVPAAATAWISTMTLGLCVAYWHGSPEIDPKLAVTIIGVAAIAILGVGRLTRWTFDQLQEMARVRTQAESVRLLLREYEHRGVGWLWQVDSENRVVYISSRMTGLLGRSTSQLVGHSLPASLGGNSALGRTLLARQPFSNLEMELRTRRGARWISLAGDPIIDMGGQFQGFRGVGSDITEVRKTQERLTNLANMDVLSGLPNRGRVRQLLGEALSNAQATNVPCAIMFLDLDGFKPVNDTFGHPKGDAVLKSVAQRLVKEVGAAGHVGRMGGDEFAIVIKDAQGRKSVENIAQRLIDSVAEPYVIDQVEIRIGVSIGCAYGPIDGQSVDDLIQKADLALYQAKNEGRGTCCYFNSDMQSVAEHKMRLEQDLAAAIGSGQLRLLYQPLISAADQSLVGFEALIRWHHPTRGIVSPNDFIPLAEETGLIMQLGDWVIQEACRAAATWPENITVAVNLSARQLVMRALPATVSAALGKYRLPANRLELEVTETVFLEDSEGSLDVLKRLRALGVGIALDDFGTGYSSLGYLNKAVFHKLKIDGSFVREAANNKETVAIIQSIVQLAKSFRMTVTAEGVETADDFTRMRDLGCHQIQGYLFGRPMDYERASELVHGAQSRLTA; encoded by the coding sequence ATGTATCACACCCCCGTTCCCGCAGATTCCGATCCAGAAGAGAACGGGCCGGCGGACTATCCGGACGCCGTCGAGCTGCCGTCGGATGCCGGCAACCACCGCCTGCGCGAGGCGCATCTCCACAATGCCCAGGCCCGCACCACGGCCCTGTTCGCCTCCTATTTCGCGGGCGCCGGCGCCGGCGCGGCCGCGCTCGTCGCCTGGACGATGTTCGGCCATGTCGCCTTCAGCCTGCTCGGTCCCTGGGCCGGGATGGTCGCCATCGCTTTCTGGCTGACGTGGCGGCGCGCGATCGAGCAGGGCAATGTCGCCGGCAGCCGCAGCGCGCGCATCCAGCCGCACTGGCGGCCGGTAGTCGAGGCGGTCGGCCTCGCCGCGCTCTGGGCCTCGCTGCCCACTTACGCTTTCCCCGGCCTGCCGCTCGCCGATCAGGTCGTGATCGCCGGCGCGATGGGCGCCCTGATCATCGCCGCGATCGGCCTCGCCGCCGTGCCCGCCGCCGCGACCGCCTGGATCAGCACGATGACGCTAGGCCTGTGCGTCGCTTATTGGCACGGCAGCCCGGAGATCGATCCCAAGCTCGCCGTCACCATCATCGGCGTCGCCGCGATCGCGATCCTCGGCGTCGGCCGCCTGACGCGCTGGACCTTCGACCAGTTGCAGGAAATGGCGCGCGTCCGCACCCAGGCGGAATCCGTGCGGCTCTTGCTGCGCGAATATGAGCATCGCGGCGTCGGCTGGCTGTGGCAGGTCGATAGCGAGAATCGCGTCGTCTACATCTCGTCGCGGATGACCGGCCTGCTCGGCCGCTCGACCAGCCAGTTGGTCGGCCATTCGCTGCCCGCCTCGCTGGGCGGCAACAGCGCGCTCGGCCGCACCCTGCTCGCCCGCCAGCCTTTCTCGAACCTCGAGATGGAGCTTCGCACCCGCCGCGGCGCGCGCTGGATCAGCCTTGCCGGCGATCCGATCATCGACATGGGCGGCCAGTTCCAGGGCTTCCGCGGCGTCGGCTCGGACATCACCGAGGTGAGGAAGACGCAGGAGCGCCTGACCAACCTCGCCAATATGGACGTGCTCTCCGGCCTGCCCAATCGCGGCCGCGTCCGCCAGCTGCTGGGCGAAGCCTTGTCGAACGCGCAGGCGACCAATGTGCCCTGCGCGATCATGTTCCTCGATCTCGACGGCTTCAAGCCGGTCAACGACACGTTCGGCCACCCCAAGGGCGATGCGGTGCTGAAGAGCGTCGCCCAGCGCCTCGTCAAGGAGGTCGGCGCGGCCGGCCATGTCGGCCGCATGGGCGGCGACGAGTTCGCGATCGTGATCAAGGACGCGCAGGGCCGCAAGAGCGTCGAGAATATCGCCCAGCGCCTGATCGATTCGGTCGCCGAGCCCTATGTCATCGACCAGGTCGAGATCCGCATCGGCGTCTCGATCGGCTGCGCCTACGGCCCGATCGACGGCCAGAGCGTCGACGACCTCATCCAGAAGGCGGACCTCGCGCTCTATCAGGCCAAGAATGAGGGCCGCGGCACCTGCTGCTATTTCAACTCCGACATGCAGAGCGTCGCCGAGCACAAGATGCGGCTCGAGCAGGACCTCGCCGCCGCGATCGGATCGGGCCAGCTGCGCCTGCTCTACCAGCCGCTCATCTCGGCCGCGGACCAGTCGCTGGTCGGCTTCGAGGCCCTGATCCGCTGGCACCACCCGACCCGCGGCATCGTCTCGCCCAACGATTTCATCCCGCTCGCCGAGGAGACGGGGCTGATCATGCAGCTCGGCGACTGGGTGATCCAGGAGGCGTGCCGCGCCGCCGCCACCTGGCCCGAGAACATTACCGTCGCCGTCAACCTCTCGGCCCGCCAGCTCGTGATGCGCGCGCTCCCCGCGACCGTGAGCGCAGCGCTCGGCAAATACCGCCTGCCCGCCAACCGGCTCGAGCTCGAGGTCACCGAGACCGTCTTCCTCGAGGATTCGGAAGGCTCGCTGGACGTGCTGAAGCGGCTGCGGGCGCTCGGCGTCGGCATCGCGCTCGACGATTTCGGCACCGGCTACTCCTCGCTCGGCTATCTCAACAAGGCGGTCTTCCACAAACTGAAGATCGACGGCTCGTTCGTGCGCGAGGCGGCCAACAACAAGGAGACGGTCGCGATCATCCAGTCGATCGTCCAGCTCGCCAAGAGCTTCCGCATGACGGTCACCGCCGAAGGGGTCGAGACCGCCGACGACTTCACGCGCATGCGCGATCTCGGCTGCCACCAGATCCAGGGCTATCTGTTCGGCCGGCCGATGGATTACGAGCGCGCCAGCGAGCTCGTCCACGGCGCCCAGAGCCGCCTCACCGCGTAA
- a CDS encoding YceI family protein encodes MRKSMIIAAAALAAVTGHAVAQQAPAPASQAVAAASVQSGDYALDKGHAKILWSVSHFGFSTYYGEFTDFDAKLTLDGANPAASKLSVTVQTASANGHNPALEKHLQSPDFFNTAKYPTATFVSTAVKPTSATTADVTGDFTLLGVTKPLTLKVTFNKAAENMAKKYTTGFSAEGVVKRSEFGMGYAAPALGDDVKLVISGEFNKI; translated from the coding sequence GTGCGCAAATCCATGATCATCGCCGCGGCCGCTTTGGCCGCCGTCACCGGCCATGCCGTGGCCCAGCAGGCGCCCGCGCCGGCCAGCCAGGCGGTCGCCGCCGCCTCGGTCCAGTCGGGCGACTATGCGCTCGACAAGGGCCACGCCAAGATCCTGTGGTCGGTCTCGCATTTCGGCTTCTCGACTTACTATGGCGAGTTCACCGATTTCGACGCGAAGCTGACGCTCGACGGCGCCAATCCGGCGGCGAGCAAGCTCTCGGTCACCGTCCAGACGGCTTCGGCCAACGGCCACAATCCGGCGCTCGAAAAGCATCTGCAGAGCCCCGATTTCTTCAACACGGCCAAGTATCCGACCGCGACCTTCGTCTCGACCGCGGTCAAGCCGACCAGCGCGACCACCGCGGACGTGACCGGCGACTTCACCCTGCTCGGCGTCACCAAGCCGCTGACGCTGAAGGTCACCTTCAACAAGGCCGCCGAGAATATGGCGAAGAAGTACACGACCGGCTTCTCGGCCGAAGGCGTCGTCAAGCGCAGCGAGTTCGGCATGGGCTATGCCGCGCCGGCCCTCGGCGACGACGTCAAGCTCGTCATCAGCGGCGAGTTCAACAAGATCTGA